The DNA sequence tttttttgttatttatgtgCTATATGTTTTCTCTTACAACTTAAAATTTCTGGATTCATCACTGGTTAGTCACCTTTACTTTCAAATAGTTCAGTGCAACATGGATGTCTTCTAAAGATATGATATTATTCTCATCTAGTCATCTACTACCTTTACGCATGGAGTAAAATGAGAGATGTTTATTTTAGAAGGAGTTTTGGGTACATCCTAATTGGCTAAATCTCTGAATAACGAGTTCATGAGATGATTAGAAAAATCCTAGAGTTTGCATGAAAGACAAATAATTCTGATCAATGAAAGAAACTTGGTTGCACATTGTTAAAGACATCAATAGATGATTTTCAAATGAAGACTAATAAAAGGATATAATCATATCATGAGAAGGTGCTTTCTATTAGAGAATAATTATAATCAATTTAAATCAAttagtatcgtttatatttatatagaatatctgtatattaattgtaggattgtaGGATTGtatgtttttattactttaattcttcTAGCTCCTATATATACTCCTATGTATTGTACCTTTTTCACAGACTGAATAATACACTCTTCAGATAACTCTCTTGTCTCaagctaagtatgcttcagatcttcttgctcacGCCGGAATTACAGATAGTTGTACTGAGTTTATTCCCCTTGAGCCTAATGCTCGATTTACTtctatggatggcactgttttggataatcccactctttatcgacagttagttgggggtctcgtctacttgactgtcacctGACCAGACGTCACTTATCCAGTTCATGTTCTTAGCCAATTCTTGTCAGCTCTTCGTACTagtcactatgcggcagttcttcgcattcttgACTACATCAAAGACACCCTATTTCATGGCTTTTATTTTTCTGTCCATtcatctttatcccttcaggcgtacatagatgctgattgggctggtgatcccactgatcgtcgttctactactggttattgtttgttttttGGCGACGCTTTCAATTCTTGGCgagctaagaagcaaacgttcactgctcgatcaagcaCAGAAGTTGAATACCGTGctctcgctgacaccactgctgaggttGTCTCGATTCATTGGCTTCTTGCAgatttgggtgctcctcagtcaTCCCCAACCGATGTTTTTTGTGACAATCGCAATGCTATTCAGATTGCGCACAATaatgtgtttcatgaacgcatcaaacacattgagattgattgtcatttTGTTCGGCAACGTCTCCTTATTGATGCTTTTCGTCTCGTTGTTGTTGGAACTCTGGATTAGAATATGATATCTTCACGAAGGCTCATCATCTTACTTGTTTCCGGACTCTAGtatccaaactcaagatggtatccttagctcccacttgagtttgaggaggAATGTTAGagaataattagaatcaatttagatcaattagtatcgtttatatttatatagaatatctgtatattaattgtaggattgtatgcttttattactttgattcttctagCTCCTATAATACCCCTATGTATTGTACATTTTTCATAGACTGAATAATACACTCTTCAGATaactctcttgtttctaacacttTCGAAATGCCTAGGCTACACTAATTGAAAGAACGTACAAGTCCCCATCAACTAATCTAGATGCACGGGGAGTTGAGTCCACATTGATGTCGTTGATGAAAAGTTTCTTCTTATCCAATAAAGACTTTATTGAGACTATATAATTAGAAACTACGTACATGTTGTGGTCATTGCATGGTCAATAAGAAATTTGTCACGACCAACGTATTTCACCTTCAACCAACCACCATGGTCAAGATGATATCTCTCCAATAGCTGCTTATAACCTTGAACGATTATAGCAGTACGATCTCCTTTTTGAATTGTTATGTCGATTCCATCACCATTAGCATCGATGAAGAATACAAAATTAGAGATAACATTCTTAAAGCTCCTACAGAATAATATAAGAATCTCTCCAACATCCTGAACTTATATCATgacataaagaaaaaaatgatatataaatGAGAATCATGGGTGACacaaaaataaaactgaaaaataaatacaactattttaaaaattaaaaacaatatatgAGATCAACTGAATGATAGTATATAACCATATCAGGATTAAtttccagaaaaaaaaaagaaggagtcTGAAAGTAGTTATCATACATTCTTAACACATATGGAAAGACAAAAATCAATAGATAGGAGGAGAAGATGGCAATTTTAACGAATGTATGCATATTTATTCAAGTGTAGTAAGGATAAGGAAACCATATTGTAATAATGACATCTCATGGCATTAAATTAAAAAGTGAAGACCGAGTTTTTTGAAACAAATATCACCAAATAAACTTAAACTCAGAAGGTATGGGTCATAATGAAATTACGATTATCGAAGGAGATAAAAAAGATACATGTTGAAGgaattcaaaagaaaattataaaaaaattattaattaaaattacgcATGTGACAAAATAGAAGATTAGACTCAAGTTAAAAAGgcaggctatatatatatatatatatatatataaaagctatTTTACTATACAAGTTATTTTTCTCTAAATCACTCTCACGCGCAGGTCTTACGCACGCATATTTCACGCGCCTCTTAATTTAACAGATTTCAATCAATGCGCGCACGTTCTTTTGTTATCGtcgtcaccaacaccaccaccaccaccaccacctcttcctcctcctcctcctcctcctttttttattagaatttattctttttcttccttttcctccttctccttcttatctcattgttgaagataatgaataattcaagttcagattatcaattgaaccaaaatgaaattgattattgttttgaatccaatcaagtagcTGAGGTGTAAttcgattctagttaattttttcgttagtagtttatgattctgtaggtaaATAATgtttcatcgttgatggtttgaattgaatgtaatgtaaaagttctgcattaaagaaaatatttttctatatttgcagcaaatttgggtgtaacatgaagatatttgggtgtattctttaagaattttttgtgtatgtgtgctgataaattctgcataattcaaaactcttcttctccctcctcctcatcttctgctgcttcttcttcttctttttcatcatcatcatcatcatcatcatcttttttttttcatattcatcttttttcttattttatcttctcaagtttcttcttattttactcttttaacaagaataaaaaaaatcaaacaaagaagaagaagaaacacatcatggtacaaaattacttggaagaggatgaacttacattcattcaactaaaagaaagaaagaaataaggaaaaaaagaagaaaaaatgcagcattagaggaaacatttttttttttgtatttgcagcaaatttgggtgtaacacgaagatatttgggtatattctttaagaatttttggtgtatgtgtgctgataagttctgcataattcaaaatttttttctctctcctcctcatcttctgttgctgctgctgcttttgtttttcatcatcatcaccattttcttctttttttcttatttgtctttttcttttgttttatcttctcaagtttcttcttgttttactctctcaccaacaccacctcctcctcttcttcctccttcttttttcattagaatttcttctcccccttcttttttctccttctcttccatcatcagttatctcgttgttgaagatgatgaatagttcaagttcagattgtcaattgaaccaaaagaaaattgattattttgaatccaatcaagtggccgATGTATGGTTCGATTATAGTTAAtgttttcgttagtagtttatgattctgtaggtgaataatgttgtttttgtttgtgaaaattgttgttcatcgttgatggtttgaattgaatgtaatgtaaaagttctgcattaaagaaaatattttttctgtatttgggtgtaacaagaagatatttgggtgtattctttaagaattttttatgtatatgtgttgataaattctgtataattcaaaactcttcttctcccttctccttatcttctacttcttcttcttcttcttctttttcattatcatcatcatcatcatcttctttttttttcttattcattttttttcttgttttatcttctcaaatttcttgttttactcttttagcaagaataaaaataaaaaaatcaaacaaagaagaagaagaaatacataatggtacaaaattacttgaaataggatgaacttacattcgttcaactaaaagaaagaaagaaataaggaaaaaaagaagaagaaaaaaatacagcatcAGAGGAAAcacttttctgtatttgcagtaaatttgggtgtaacacgaaggtATTTGGGtatattctttaagaatttttggtgtatgtgtgctgataagttctgcataattcaaaactcttcctcttcctcctccttatcttctgcttcttcttcttcttcttcttcttcttcatcttcttgtttcatattttcataattcttcttgggaggaaaaaatcaaacaaagaaaaaaaaatacataatgttgtaaaattaatagaaagagaagaaggaaaaaaatatgcaacaacaacagtaataaaaaaaaacGACAATGAAGATGAAACAggcgaaaaaaaaggaagagaaacgcaaagaaaggagaaggagaaggaggaggaggaggaagaagagaaagaacgCGAAGCACGCTATGAAAATCGTTAAGTAGCACGCATGTTAATACATTCATATGAGTGAGTGTCATTTTTATTAGATTTATAAACTAAAATGACTTGTATGTATAACACTTCTCGTATATATAAAAGTCGTAGATCCAGGTGACAATAATTACAAAATACATTATAAATGATCGTTACATGAAGTTCATAAATGCAATAGGAAATAATAAGGATCTTTAAGCAAAAgaaacaaatacaaataaaaacggATAAAAAGGTAAATAGAattaaacatgaaataaatgaatgGTTGGAATGAGGAAGCACAAATAAAGTAAGTCTGcagaataaaaaatactaaatctaATTCAGTAATTCTTATGCCTTTTTTAAATATTCGACTAACCGATATCCTTCTTTTAATAGTTTAGTATTAGATTTTGTTTAAGAACAcaattgtaaattttttaaatttaaaaaccaatttataattagttaattttataatattttttgtttgatatttaatttttatctaattatttttttaataattttaaaataatttaaatttttttaatttttaaatttatttaacttattttaataattaaataatatcttttttataatttcaataaAGGTAAGATGaccaattatataatttaatcttaaaaaaaatattttaagatgcACAATCGCATCGAAAAGAACAAAGAAAGGAGAGAAGGCGGGTGTCTCTGTCACTGGGATCACTTTTGCCCCctatcttctcttctcttctcttcttttcaccTCACTCTTCTGTGTTGAGCCTCGACAAACACACACACCACACCAGACACAGTTTTCGCTTTCAAGACATATTTATATACATTCGCCATTTGTTACTCACTCACTCACTGTGACATAACATTCCCACCTACACTCTCACTCTCACAATCCCCAAAACTCTCTaactagggttagggttagggtttcgccCCCAATTCCCAACTCCCCGAAACTTTTCCCTTCTAATGCGTCCAAAATCCCAAATTCTACCCTATATCCAACAATGTACGGCTCCATGAACGTTCCCAACCAGATTTCCGCCGCCGAAGACAACGGCGCCGCCGCTTCCGACTCCGTcgacaaccaccaccacaatcaTTACAATTCCCACGGCCTCGAGGACGGTGCCGGCGGAGTCGTCGAAGATGCCGACACCGTGTACGTTTCCGGTGGCGGAGGCCCCGACATGTCTATAATTCCCTGTGAAGATTCTAGCCAGCTCACGCTCTCGTTTCGTGGCCAAGTCTATGTCTTTGATTCCGTTACACCCGAAAAGGcacgctttttattttttcaatgttAATCCCCCGCCCCCAAATTTCAGTTCTTTGTTCTCTGGGGCTGTGATATTTCAGAATTTTGTGTCAAGAATAATACCACTGAAGGAACTATTAGATTTTGCCTTTGGTTTTTAACTTAACAGGTTCAAGCGGTGTTATTGTTGTTGGGAGGGTGCGAAATGCCTTCGTCGGGTTCGCAATGTGCAGAGTTATCGCCTCAGAATCAGAGGGTACGTGTGCAGTTTATTAGGGGAATTTGTTAGTTATGTTTAGTTACAATCTCTTATGGTTAGTTACTCATTTTGTTCTTAATCACATGAAGTATTCATATGTATATAAAGCTTTAGCTAAATAAATTCAATTACAGTTTAGTTCATTTGTTTTCTAATGGTGATGGTGGGCATGTAGGGTGCAGTGGAATTCCCTGGAAGGTGCAGTCAGCCACATCGAGCGGCATCATTGAATAGGTTCAGACAGAAGAGGAAAGAGCGATGCTTCGACAAGAAAGTTAGATATAGTGTGCGTCAAGAAGTTGCACTCAGGTTAGATTGATAGAACCTCATATGATTGTCTGATTCCGAATAGAATCTCCTCAGATGTTAGATTGATAGATGAAGTTACTATTCACTCTGTTAGCTTAAAAAAGTCTATGGATCTCATATGATTGTTTCATCATGCAAATAATGATTTGAATTTGGGGATGAAttctttctttgcttctttttgagAAATTATATA is a window from the Arachis hypogaea cultivar Tifrunner chromosome 17, arahy.Tifrunner.gnm2.J5K5, whole genome shotgun sequence genome containing:
- the LOC112765047 gene encoding GATA transcription factor 25; its protein translation is MYGSMNVPNQISAAEDNGAAASDSVDNHHHNHYNSHGLEDGAGGVVEDADTVYVSGGGGPDMSIIPCEDSSQLTLSFRGQVYVFDSVTPEKVQAVLLLLGGCEMPSSGSQCAELSPQNQRGAVEFPGRCSQPHRAASLNRFRQKRKERCFDKKVRYSVRQEVALRMQRNKGQFTSSKKQDGANSCGSDQESMQDAVQSETSCTHCGISSKATPMMRRGPSGPRSLCNACGLFWSNRGTMRDLSKRNQEHTLALPEPVNEGNNTDCRTAVPENINVAAFSENDNASLATDR